In Chanodichthys erythropterus isolate Z2021 chromosome 7, ASM2448905v1, whole genome shotgun sequence, a genomic segment contains:
- the LOC137023094 gene encoding F-box only protein 40 isoform X1 yields MHMYCYNNGVYFQTQEISTVMGKNRTTNSGLHSHCEKCYNQHCKIPIDISNSCAFISCQLNCGAAFHLCKEDEHRLLCPKETVPCLNSGYGCPMTMTRQRLAKHLEVCPASVITCTLEWNRWPVNEADTGFYRNALQDPNYMSQIDLAMALRDQKLLFSSIQMKTLFPELIEKTEEPEVPLDGAVGGVDPERWESLNLNPEEMLENSLNGEEVQELTQEERLALAKSKNVACLENYGMWEKMFAKEKEGCNQTVKNLEDKSCSIKDKEDPRVTPQNSHDDIAIAGLAPWQDGVLDRLKEVNVAEYNMYMVHNGCMLINFGQLPACTPKEKDFVYGNLEPIEVQTVRSFNVPKSYRAKRSHLKDPSQIVKKTHQNVDTSDLGIAIEELPKANEVEATLLCALERELKGHQICETVGTDGLYVDIGNQTYDFHSAPFNSDASLADVVEDQPQSLHVQIQTECVTRRHNKSCSAFTYLCCHAFRRDEYPWHFRNVHGDIQSCLAGWFLQRCPLAYLGCTFSQKQFRPSKYQATVSYDTDLSTFILRPEVTASLYKGVRIANSDRKRARNLDSLSRLPFEILQHIVSFLDSVTLGRLSQVSQLMREVCSTVLQQKGMVYLKWEKKTFSHGGFTWRARKKAWEFSSLFSPVDKWVFDDMPPMAEHLKVCPFYQKEIRSEPVALPGMTDLQERRGEFQTLVNSVLTTVKNKQSHTSLEQHEDERRSCECGTT; encoded by the exons ATGCACATGTATTGTTATAACAATGG AGTCTATTTTCAAACACAAGAAATATCAACAGTGATG GGCAAGAATAGGACCACCAACTCTGGTCTTCATTcacactgtgaaaaatgttataaCCAGCACTGCAAGATTCCCATAGACATCTCAAATTCCTGTGCCTTCATTTCCTGCCAGCTGAACTGCGGTGCAGCCTTCCATCTTTGTAAAGAGGATGAGCATCGTCTTCTCTGCCCTAAGGAAACCGTACCCTGCCTCAACTCTGGCTATGGCTGTCCCATGACCATGACCCGTCAAAGACTTGCCAAGCACCTAGAAGTGTGTCCTGCCAGTGTGATCACCTGTACCCTGGAATGGAACCGATGGCCTGTGAACGAGGCAGATACCGGCTTCTACAGAAATGCCCTCCAGGATCCAAACTACATGAGTCAGATAGACCTTGCTATGGCCCTTAGAGACCAGAAGCTTCTGTTTAGCTCAATTCAGATGAAGACACTCTTCCCTGAGTTGATAGAGAAGACGGAGGAGCCTGAAGTCCCACTGGATGGTGCTGTAGGAGGTGTTGATCCAGAGCGCTGGGAGTCTCTGAACTTAAACCCGGAAGAGATGTTGGAGAATAGTCTTAATGGGGAAGAAGTACAAGAACTAACACAAGAGGAGAGGCTGGCCCTTGCTAAGAGTAAAAATGTGGCCTGCTTGGAGAACTACGGGATGTGGGAGAAAATGTTTGCGAAGGAGAAGGAAGGATGCAATCAAACTGTGAAGAATTTAGAGGACAAAAGTTGTTCGATTAAGGACAAGGAAGACCCAAGAGTGACCCCTCAGAATTCCCACGATGATATTGCCATAGCAGGTTTAGCCCCTTGGCAAGATGGCGTTCTTGATAGACTCAAAGAAGTCAACGTGGCTGAGTACAATATGTATATGGTGCACAACGGATGCATGCTTATCAACTTTGGTCAGCTGCCTGCTTGCACACCTAAAGAGAAAGATTTTGTCTATGGTAATTTAGAGCCCATTGAAGTTCAAACTGTACGCTCTTTCAACGTTCCAAAAAGCTACAGAGCCAAGCGTAGCCACCTCAAGGATCCATCACAAATAGTTAAGAAGACACACCAGAATGTGGACACATCTGATTTAGGCATTGCTATTGAAGAGCTCCCAAAGGCGAATGAGGTAGAAGCCACACTGCTGTGTGCACTAGAAAGAGAACTGAAAGGTCATCAGATATGTGAGACTGTTGGAACCGACGGGCTATATGTTGACATTGGCAACCAGACCTATGACTTTCATTCTGCTCCATTCAACAGTGATGCATCTTTGGCCGATGTTGTTGAGGACCAACCGCAAAGCCTACATGTGCAGATTCAGACCGAATGTGTGACTAGGAGACACAACAAATCCTGCTCAGCCTTTACTTACCTGTGCTGTCATGCCTTCAGGCGTGATGAATACCCCTGGCACTTTAGGAACGTGCATGGAGACATTCAGTCATGTCTTGCTGGCTGGTTTTTACAGCGGTGCCCACTGGCTTACCTTGGTTGCACCTTTAGCCAGAAGCAATTTCGACCATCTAAATATCAGGCTACCGTGAGCTATGATACAGATCTTAGCACTTTTATCTTACGGCCAGAGGTGACAGCGTCACTTTACAAAGGAGTAAGAATCGCTAACAGTGATCGCAAACGAGCAAGGAATTTGGATTCTCTGAGCAGGCTTCCTTTTGAGATCTTACAACACATAGTGAGTTTTCTGGATAGTGTGACTTTGGGTCGTCTATCTCAAGTTTCCCAGTTAATGAGGGAGGTGTGCAGCACTGTTCTTCAGCAAAAGGGTATGGTGTACCTCAAATGGGAGAAAAAGACATTTTCTCATGGTGGATTCACCTGGAGGGCCCGAAAAAAG GCATGGGAGTTTAGCAGTCTGTTCTCTCCAGTGGATAAATGGGTCTTTGACGACATGCCCCCTATGGCAGAGCACCTGAAGGTCTGTCCTTTCTACCAGAAGGAGATCCGAAGTGAACCTGTGGCGTTACCCGGCATGACAGATCTCCAGGAGAGAAGAGGAGAGTTCCAGACTCTAGTCAACAGTGTCCTCACTACTGTCAAG aacaaACAAAGCCATACAAgtctggaacaacatgagg
- the LOC137023094 gene encoding F-box only protein 40 isoform X2, protein MGKNRTTNSGLHSHCEKCYNQHCKIPIDISNSCAFISCQLNCGAAFHLCKEDEHRLLCPKETVPCLNSGYGCPMTMTRQRLAKHLEVCPASVITCTLEWNRWPVNEADTGFYRNALQDPNYMSQIDLAMALRDQKLLFSSIQMKTLFPELIEKTEEPEVPLDGAVGGVDPERWESLNLNPEEMLENSLNGEEVQELTQEERLALAKSKNVACLENYGMWEKMFAKEKEGCNQTVKNLEDKSCSIKDKEDPRVTPQNSHDDIAIAGLAPWQDGVLDRLKEVNVAEYNMYMVHNGCMLINFGQLPACTPKEKDFVYGNLEPIEVQTVRSFNVPKSYRAKRSHLKDPSQIVKKTHQNVDTSDLGIAIEELPKANEVEATLLCALERELKGHQICETVGTDGLYVDIGNQTYDFHSAPFNSDASLADVVEDQPQSLHVQIQTECVTRRHNKSCSAFTYLCCHAFRRDEYPWHFRNVHGDIQSCLAGWFLQRCPLAYLGCTFSQKQFRPSKYQATVSYDTDLSTFILRPEVTASLYKGVRIANSDRKRARNLDSLSRLPFEILQHIVSFLDSVTLGRLSQVSQLMREVCSTVLQQKGMVYLKWEKKTFSHGGFTWRARKKAWEFSSLFSPVDKWVFDDMPPMAEHLKVCPFYQKEIRSEPVALPGMTDLQERRGEFQTLVNSVLTTVKNKQSHTSLEQHEDERRSCECGTT, encoded by the exons ATG GGCAAGAATAGGACCACCAACTCTGGTCTTCATTcacactgtgaaaaatgttataaCCAGCACTGCAAGATTCCCATAGACATCTCAAATTCCTGTGCCTTCATTTCCTGCCAGCTGAACTGCGGTGCAGCCTTCCATCTTTGTAAAGAGGATGAGCATCGTCTTCTCTGCCCTAAGGAAACCGTACCCTGCCTCAACTCTGGCTATGGCTGTCCCATGACCATGACCCGTCAAAGACTTGCCAAGCACCTAGAAGTGTGTCCTGCCAGTGTGATCACCTGTACCCTGGAATGGAACCGATGGCCTGTGAACGAGGCAGATACCGGCTTCTACAGAAATGCCCTCCAGGATCCAAACTACATGAGTCAGATAGACCTTGCTATGGCCCTTAGAGACCAGAAGCTTCTGTTTAGCTCAATTCAGATGAAGACACTCTTCCCTGAGTTGATAGAGAAGACGGAGGAGCCTGAAGTCCCACTGGATGGTGCTGTAGGAGGTGTTGATCCAGAGCGCTGGGAGTCTCTGAACTTAAACCCGGAAGAGATGTTGGAGAATAGTCTTAATGGGGAAGAAGTACAAGAACTAACACAAGAGGAGAGGCTGGCCCTTGCTAAGAGTAAAAATGTGGCCTGCTTGGAGAACTACGGGATGTGGGAGAAAATGTTTGCGAAGGAGAAGGAAGGATGCAATCAAACTGTGAAGAATTTAGAGGACAAAAGTTGTTCGATTAAGGACAAGGAAGACCCAAGAGTGACCCCTCAGAATTCCCACGATGATATTGCCATAGCAGGTTTAGCCCCTTGGCAAGATGGCGTTCTTGATAGACTCAAAGAAGTCAACGTGGCTGAGTACAATATGTATATGGTGCACAACGGATGCATGCTTATCAACTTTGGTCAGCTGCCTGCTTGCACACCTAAAGAGAAAGATTTTGTCTATGGTAATTTAGAGCCCATTGAAGTTCAAACTGTACGCTCTTTCAACGTTCCAAAAAGCTACAGAGCCAAGCGTAGCCACCTCAAGGATCCATCACAAATAGTTAAGAAGACACACCAGAATGTGGACACATCTGATTTAGGCATTGCTATTGAAGAGCTCCCAAAGGCGAATGAGGTAGAAGCCACACTGCTGTGTGCACTAGAAAGAGAACTGAAAGGTCATCAGATATGTGAGACTGTTGGAACCGACGGGCTATATGTTGACATTGGCAACCAGACCTATGACTTTCATTCTGCTCCATTCAACAGTGATGCATCTTTGGCCGATGTTGTTGAGGACCAACCGCAAAGCCTACATGTGCAGATTCAGACCGAATGTGTGACTAGGAGACACAACAAATCCTGCTCAGCCTTTACTTACCTGTGCTGTCATGCCTTCAGGCGTGATGAATACCCCTGGCACTTTAGGAACGTGCATGGAGACATTCAGTCATGTCTTGCTGGCTGGTTTTTACAGCGGTGCCCACTGGCTTACCTTGGTTGCACCTTTAGCCAGAAGCAATTTCGACCATCTAAATATCAGGCTACCGTGAGCTATGATACAGATCTTAGCACTTTTATCTTACGGCCAGAGGTGACAGCGTCACTTTACAAAGGAGTAAGAATCGCTAACAGTGATCGCAAACGAGCAAGGAATTTGGATTCTCTGAGCAGGCTTCCTTTTGAGATCTTACAACACATAGTGAGTTTTCTGGATAGTGTGACTTTGGGTCGTCTATCTCAAGTTTCCCAGTTAATGAGGGAGGTGTGCAGCACTGTTCTTCAGCAAAAGGGTATGGTGTACCTCAAATGGGAGAAAAAGACATTTTCTCATGGTGGATTCACCTGGAGGGCCCGAAAAAAG GCATGGGAGTTTAGCAGTCTGTTCTCTCCAGTGGATAAATGGGTCTTTGACGACATGCCCCCTATGGCAGAGCACCTGAAGGTCTGTCCTTTCTACCAGAAGGAGATCCGAAGTGAACCTGTGGCGTTACCCGGCATGACAGATCTCCAGGAGAGAAGAGGAGAGTTCCAGACTCTAGTCAACAGTGTCCTCACTACTGTCAAG aacaaACAAAGCCATACAAgtctggaacaacatgagg
- the LOC137023094 gene encoding F-box only protein 40 isoform X3, which produces MHMYCYNNGVYFQTQEISTVMGKNRTTNSGLHSHCEKCYNQHCKIPIDISNSCAFISCQLNCGAAFHLCKEDEHRLLCPKETVPCLNSGYGCPMTMTRQRLAKHLEVCPASVITCTLEWNRWPVNEADTGFYRNALQDPNYMSQIDLAMALRDQKLLFSSIQMKTLFPELIEKTEEPEVPLDGAVGGVDPERWESLNLNPEEMLENSLNGEEVQELTQEERLALAKSKNVACLENYGMWEKMFAKEKEGCNQTVKNLEDKSCSIKDKEDPRVTPQNSHDDIAIAGLAPWQDGVLDRLKEVNVAEYNMYMVHNGCMLINFGQLPACTPKEKDFVYGNLEPIEVQTVRSFNVPKSYRAKRSHLKDPSQIVKKTHQNVDTSDLGIAIEELPKANEVEATLLCALERELKGHQICETVGTDGLYVDIGNQTYDFHSAPFNSDASLADVVEDQPQSLHVQIQTECVTRRHNKSCSAFTYLCCHAFRRDEYPWHFRNVHGDIQSCLAGWFLQRCPLAYLGCTFSQKQFRPSKYQATVSYDTDLSTFILRPEVTASLYKGVRIANSDRKRARNLDSLSRLPFEILQHIVSFLDSVTLGRLSQVSQLMREVCSTVLQQKGMVYLKWEKKTFSHGGFTWRARKKAWEFSSLFSPVDKWVFDDMPPMAEHLKVCPFYQKEIRSEPVALPGMTDLQERREQTKPYKSGTT; this is translated from the exons ATGCACATGTATTGTTATAACAATGG AGTCTATTTTCAAACACAAGAAATATCAACAGTGATG GGCAAGAATAGGACCACCAACTCTGGTCTTCATTcacactgtgaaaaatgttataaCCAGCACTGCAAGATTCCCATAGACATCTCAAATTCCTGTGCCTTCATTTCCTGCCAGCTGAACTGCGGTGCAGCCTTCCATCTTTGTAAAGAGGATGAGCATCGTCTTCTCTGCCCTAAGGAAACCGTACCCTGCCTCAACTCTGGCTATGGCTGTCCCATGACCATGACCCGTCAAAGACTTGCCAAGCACCTAGAAGTGTGTCCTGCCAGTGTGATCACCTGTACCCTGGAATGGAACCGATGGCCTGTGAACGAGGCAGATACCGGCTTCTACAGAAATGCCCTCCAGGATCCAAACTACATGAGTCAGATAGACCTTGCTATGGCCCTTAGAGACCAGAAGCTTCTGTTTAGCTCAATTCAGATGAAGACACTCTTCCCTGAGTTGATAGAGAAGACGGAGGAGCCTGAAGTCCCACTGGATGGTGCTGTAGGAGGTGTTGATCCAGAGCGCTGGGAGTCTCTGAACTTAAACCCGGAAGAGATGTTGGAGAATAGTCTTAATGGGGAAGAAGTACAAGAACTAACACAAGAGGAGAGGCTGGCCCTTGCTAAGAGTAAAAATGTGGCCTGCTTGGAGAACTACGGGATGTGGGAGAAAATGTTTGCGAAGGAGAAGGAAGGATGCAATCAAACTGTGAAGAATTTAGAGGACAAAAGTTGTTCGATTAAGGACAAGGAAGACCCAAGAGTGACCCCTCAGAATTCCCACGATGATATTGCCATAGCAGGTTTAGCCCCTTGGCAAGATGGCGTTCTTGATAGACTCAAAGAAGTCAACGTGGCTGAGTACAATATGTATATGGTGCACAACGGATGCATGCTTATCAACTTTGGTCAGCTGCCTGCTTGCACACCTAAAGAGAAAGATTTTGTCTATGGTAATTTAGAGCCCATTGAAGTTCAAACTGTACGCTCTTTCAACGTTCCAAAAAGCTACAGAGCCAAGCGTAGCCACCTCAAGGATCCATCACAAATAGTTAAGAAGACACACCAGAATGTGGACACATCTGATTTAGGCATTGCTATTGAAGAGCTCCCAAAGGCGAATGAGGTAGAAGCCACACTGCTGTGTGCACTAGAAAGAGAACTGAAAGGTCATCAGATATGTGAGACTGTTGGAACCGACGGGCTATATGTTGACATTGGCAACCAGACCTATGACTTTCATTCTGCTCCATTCAACAGTGATGCATCTTTGGCCGATGTTGTTGAGGACCAACCGCAAAGCCTACATGTGCAGATTCAGACCGAATGTGTGACTAGGAGACACAACAAATCCTGCTCAGCCTTTACTTACCTGTGCTGTCATGCCTTCAGGCGTGATGAATACCCCTGGCACTTTAGGAACGTGCATGGAGACATTCAGTCATGTCTTGCTGGCTGGTTTTTACAGCGGTGCCCACTGGCTTACCTTGGTTGCACCTTTAGCCAGAAGCAATTTCGACCATCTAAATATCAGGCTACCGTGAGCTATGATACAGATCTTAGCACTTTTATCTTACGGCCAGAGGTGACAGCGTCACTTTACAAAGGAGTAAGAATCGCTAACAGTGATCGCAAACGAGCAAGGAATTTGGATTCTCTGAGCAGGCTTCCTTTTGAGATCTTACAACACATAGTGAGTTTTCTGGATAGTGTGACTTTGGGTCGTCTATCTCAAGTTTCCCAGTTAATGAGGGAGGTGTGCAGCACTGTTCTTCAGCAAAAGGGTATGGTGTACCTCAAATGGGAGAAAAAGACATTTTCTCATGGTGGATTCACCTGGAGGGCCCGAAAAAAG GCATGGGAGTTTAGCAGTCTGTTCTCTCCAGTGGATAAATGGGTCTTTGACGACATGCCCCCTATGGCAGAGCACCTGAAGGTCTGTCCTTTCTACCAGAAGGAGATCCGAAGTGAACCTGTGGCGTTACCCGGCATGACAGATCTCCAGGAGAGAAGAG aacaaACAAAGCCATACAAgtctggaacaacatga